From Flavobacterium arcticum, the proteins below share one genomic window:
- the pyrE gene encoding orotate phosphoribosyltransferase, whose protein sequence is MIFNTTTAEKTAELLLQINAIKLNPKNPFTWASGWKSPIYCDNRITLSFPEVRNYIREEFSRNIEQVYGKPDVIAGVATGAIGIGMLVADFMGLPFVYVRPEAKKHGRQNQIEGYLQEGQNVVVVEDLISTGNSSLQAVEALKAAGANVQGMVAIFTYDFDVSTENFKNAGITLNTLGNYDTLLQLAVTKEYITEEEHETLKEWRKNPSEWGQK, encoded by the coding sequence ATGATTTTTAACACAACTACCGCCGAAAAAACAGCCGAATTGCTTTTACAAATAAACGCAATTAAATTAAATCCAAAAAATCCTTTTACATGGGCTTCCGGATGGAAATCGCCTATTTATTGCGACAATAGGATAACACTTTCATTTCCAGAAGTAAGAAACTACATTCGCGAAGAATTTTCTCGTAATATAGAACAAGTATACGGAAAACCCGATGTTATAGCAGGCGTAGCTACTGGTGCTATAGGAATAGGTATGCTAGTTGCAGATTTTATGGGACTACCATTTGTATATGTACGTCCTGAGGCTAAAAAACATGGTCGCCAAAACCAAATAGAAGGTTATTTACAAGAAGGTCAAAACGTAGTAGTTGTAGAAGACTTAATAAGTACAGGTAATAGCAGTCTGCAAGCTGTAGAAGCACTTAAAGCTGCCGGAGCTAACGTGCAAGGTATGGTTGCTATATTTACTTATGATTTTGATGTTTCCACAGAGAATTTTAAAAATGCAGGAATTACATTAAACACTTTAGGCAATTATGACACACTGTTACAACTTGCCGTAACAAAAGAATATATTACCGAAGAGGAACACGAAACACTAAAAGAATGGCGTAAAAACCCTTCAGAATGGGGACAAAAATAA
- a CDS encoding SRPBCC family protein → MNLQSPKVTVEKSAQYIFESLSNVKNFEKLMPENIAKFEVTGDDSFIFGLKGMPEIKLKMKEKTPPNKLVLGAASDKLPFTLTGNINTVSDTSSEVQLLFEGEFNAMMAMMVKGPISKFIETLAKNMHKL, encoded by the coding sequence ATGAATTTACAAAGCCCAAAAGTAACGGTTGAAAAATCGGCACAATACATATTCGAATCATTATCTAATGTAAAGAATTTTGAAAAGCTAATGCCTGAAAACATTGCAAAATTTGAAGTAACAGGTGATGATTCTTTTATTTTCGGACTTAAAGGTATGCCAGAGATAAAACTAAAAATGAAAGAAAAAACACCTCCTAATAAATTAGTTTTAGGAGCTGCTAGTGACAAATTGCCATTTACACTTACTGGCAATATAAATACTGTGTCAGACACATCTAGCGAAGTACAACTATTATTTGAAGGCGAATTTAATGCTATGATGGCTATGATGGTAAAAGGACCTATAAGTAAGTTTATAGAAACTTTAGCAAAAAACATGCATAAGCTTTAA
- a CDS encoding DUF4241 domain-containing protein: protein MKNINDYEINYELEDEINDPELVEIHIGDVNLPTGKIIVADPFFTVEQRPFARTVEPDKYPVHIYMSKIDTMHHRVAYAKIKFRPETATKWILALTDDITGEEMQELGEDEFYGFPVESGLACFLDEKTNAALITKIEALQEKDPIANYYDVVLSDEFREYSGKNEFSRELGDWNDHRPNKDSDDNAIMFASGWGDGYYPAYWGVNNNGDTVELVIDFLINEFEEDDNGIRL, encoded by the coding sequence ATGAAAAACATAAACGATTACGAAATTAACTATGAGCTTGAAGATGAAATAAATGATCCAGAGCTTGTAGAAATACATATAGGCGATGTAAACCTTCCTACAGGTAAAATTATTGTTGCCGATCCTTTTTTTACAGTAGAACAACGACCTTTTGCCCGCACAGTAGAACCTGATAAATATCCTGTGCATATTTATATGTCAAAAATTGACACAATGCACCACAGGGTAGCTTATGCTAAAATAAAATTTAGACCTGAAACAGCAACTAAATGGATATTAGCACTTACTGACGATATTACAGGCGAAGAAATGCAAGAGCTTGGAGAAGATGAGTTTTATGGTTTCCCTGTCGAGTCGGGATTAGCGTGTTTTCTTGATGAAAAAACAAATGCAGCCCTTATAACAAAAATAGAAGCGTTACAAGAAAAAGACCCTATAGCAAACTATTATGATGTTGTGCTTTCGGACGAGTTTCGCGAATACTCTGGCAAAAATGAATTTTCTAGAGAATTAGGCGACTGGAACGACCACCGACCTAATAAAGATTCTGATGATAATGCTATAATGTTTGCCTCTGGATGGGGCGATGGCTACTACCCTGCATACTGGGGGGTAAATAATAATGGTGATACTGTAGAACTTGTTATTGATTTTCTTATTAATGAGTTTGAAGAAGATGATAACGGAATAAGACTATAA
- a CDS encoding biotin--[acetyl-CoA-carboxylase] ligase: MNIIKLSAINSTNDYLKELSSTRHVENFTIAVAEHQTQGRGQMGTQWETQQGKNLTFSVLVKDLLLEINAIFYLNAAVAVSVIDALEMFNISGLSIKWPNDILAGNKKLGGILIENNIRSNGEIHSVVGIGINVNQTDFEGLPKATSLALVAEREFDKNAVMVAIAENLKRNLSLLLHKDADALWDKYLQQLYKKNIPMPFEKEGMRFMGIIKGVSKNGSLEVQLEDDNIVFYKVKEVQLLY, encoded by the coding sequence ATGAATATAATCAAACTCAGTGCCATTAACTCTACTAATGACTATTTAAAAGAGTTATCGTCAACAAGGCACGTAGAAAATTTTACTATTGCAGTAGCAGAACATCAAACACAGGGCAGAGGGCAAATGGGCACTCAGTGGGAAACGCAACAGGGTAAAAACTTAACGTTTAGTGTATTGGTTAAAGATTTACTACTCGAAATTAATGCTATTTTTTACCTAAACGCAGCAGTAGCTGTTAGTGTAATAGATGCTCTAGAAATGTTTAACATATCAGGGTTATCAATAAAATGGCCTAACGACATTTTGGCAGGGAATAAAAAACTTGGCGGCATACTTATAGAAAACAACATTAGGAGCAATGGCGAAATACACTCGGTGGTAGGCATAGGTATTAATGTTAATCAAACTGATTTTGAGGGTTTGCCAAAAGCAACATCGTTAGCCTTGGTTGCCGAAAGAGAATTTGATAAAAATGCTGTAATGGTAGCTATTGCCGAAAATTTGAAGCGAAACTTATCTTTATTATTACATAAAGATGCAGATGCTCTTTGGGATAAATATTTACAACAACTGTATAAAAAAAATATCCCCATGCCTTTTGAAAAAGAAGGCATGAGGTTTATGGGTATCATAAAAGGAGTATCTAAAAACGGAAGCTTAGAGGTACAACTAGAAGATGATAATATTGTTTTTTATAAAGTTAAAGAAGTACAATTGTTATATTAG
- the rsfS gene encoding ribosome silencing factor, producing the protein MAKKNISNDDLLANIIKGIEEVKGNDIDILDLRAIDNTVCDYFVICNGTSNTQVNAIVHSIQKTVSKELKDKPWHVEGTDNGEWVLMDYVNIVVHVFQKHIREYYNIESLWGDAKITSIGNNY; encoded by the coding sequence ATGGCGAAAAAAAACATAAGTAATGATGATTTATTAGCGAACATCATCAAAGGTATAGAAGAAGTTAAAGGAAATGATATTGATATTCTAGATTTAAGAGCTATCGACAACACTGTTTGCGATTATTTTGTAATCTGTAACGGTACTTCTAACACGCAAGTGAATGCTATTGTTCACTCTATTCAAAAAACAGTTTCAAAAGAGTTAAAAGATAAGCCTTGGCATGTAGAAGGTACAGACAATGGCGAATGGGTGCTTATGGACTATGTGAACATTGTGGTACACGTTTTCCAAAAGCATATAAGAGAATACTACAATATAGAAAGCCTGTGGGGTGATGCAAAAATCACATCTATAGGAAACAACTACTAA